One genomic window of Salvia miltiorrhiza cultivar Shanhuang (shh) chromosome 4, IMPLAD_Smil_shh, whole genome shotgun sequence includes the following:
- the LOC131022226 gene encoding chaperone protein dnaJ GFA2, mitochondrial isoform X1 yields the protein MVRCYGLRLARRSLTSLLRPNSYSILCYSFFKGGCRGVSAAPCSHFRGLFYLSNGDAGTGKNVLKPGFWSDIIGAKRSIHGTAQLSRDFYDVLGVNKNATASEIKKAYYGLAKKLHPDTNKDDPEAEKKFQDVQKAYEVLKDEEKRQQYDQLGHEAFERAGTGEGPGFDPFGAGGFNPFQDIFRNADIFNIFNRDMGGEDVKVAVELSFMEAVQGCTKTLSIMTDLTCETCGGAGVPPGTRPETCKRCRGSGMIISQNGPFTLQSTCPSCGGAGKIVSNFCKSCRGKRVVKGPKTVKVNIMAGVDNNETLKMPRSGGSDPDGNQPGDLFVMIKVKEDPVFRREGADIHVDTVLSITQAILGGTIQVPTLTGDVVVKVRPGTQPGQKVVLRKKGIKVRNSFSFGDQYVHFNVSIPTNLTQRQRQLIEEFAKEEQREDDKGAAAGASG from the exons ATGGTCCGGTGCTATGGCCTCCGCCTCGCCCGCCGCTCTCTTACGTCTCTTCTGCGCCCCAATTCCTATTCAATT CTTTGCTATTCCTTCTTCAAGGGAGGGTGTAGGGGCGTCAGCGCGGCACCGTGCAGTCATTTCAGGGGTCTTTTCTATTTAAGTAATGGAGATG CGGGTACCGGCAAGAATGTGTTAAAGCCAGGCTTTTGGAGTGATATTATAGGCGCCAAACGATCAATTCATGGCACTG CACAATTATCAAGAGATTTCTATGATGTCCTTGGTGTCAATAAAAATGCAACAGCATCCGAAATCAAGAAAGCTTATTACGGG CTTGCAAAGAAGTTGCATCCTGATACTAATAAAGATGACCCAGAAGCTGAAAAGAAATTTCAAGATGTCCAGAAAGCATACGAG GTCTTGAAGGATGAAGAAAAGCGCCAACAGTATGATCAG CTTGGGCATGAAGCTTTTGAACGTGCTGGTACTGGTGAAGGTCCTGGGTTTGATCCATTCGGAGCTGGTGGCTTCAATCCTTTCCAGGACATATTCAGAAATGCTGAT ATTTTCAACATATTCAATAGGGACATGGGTGGCGAAGATGTTAAG GTTGCTGTTGAACTATCCTTTATGGAAGCTGTCCAAGGATGCACCAAAACACTGTCAATAATGACTGATTTAACTTGTGAAACTTGTG GTGGAGCTGGGGTTCCTCCTGGAACAAGGCCTGAAACTTGTAAACGCTGTAGAGGTTCTGGCATG ATTATCTCGCAAAATGGTCCTTTCACTCTTCAATCTACTTGTCCAAGTTGTGGGGGAGCTGGAAAAATTGTTTCG AACTTCTGCAAGTCTTGCAGGGGTAAGCGGGTAGTAAAAGGGCCAAAGACAGTGAAGGTGAATATCATGGCAG GAGTGGACAATAATGAAACCCTTAAAATGCCCAGAAGTGGTGGGTCAGATCCTGATGGAAATCAACCAGGCGATCTTTTTGTTATGATTAAG GTCAAAGAAGACCCAGTGTTCCGAAGAGAAGGGGCTGATATCCATGTTGATACAGTTTTGAGCATCACTCAG GCAATTTTGGGAGGAACAATCCAGGTTCCTACACTGACCGGGGATGTTGTTGTTAAG GTTCGCCCTGGCACTCAACCTGGGCAAAAGGTGGTCTTGAGGAAAAAGG GGATTAAAGTCCGGAACTCATTTTCATTTGGTGATCAATATGTGCACTTCAACGTTAGCATTCCCAC AAACCTGACCCAGAGGCAGCGCCAATTGATCGAAGAGTTTGCTAAAGAAGAACAAAGAGAAGATGATAAGGGGGCAGCTGCAGGAGCATCGGGCTGA
- the LOC131022226 gene encoding chaperone protein dnaJ GFA2, mitochondrial isoform X2, producing MVRCYGLRLARRSLTSLLRPNSYSIGGCRGVSAAPCSHFRGLFYLSNGDAGTGKNVLKPGFWSDIIGAKRSIHGTAQLSRDFYDVLGVNKNATASEIKKAYYGLAKKLHPDTNKDDPEAEKKFQDVQKAYEVLKDEEKRQQYDQLGHEAFERAGTGEGPGFDPFGAGGFNPFQDIFRNADIFNIFNRDMGGEDVKVAVELSFMEAVQGCTKTLSIMTDLTCETCGGAGVPPGTRPETCKRCRGSGMIISQNGPFTLQSTCPSCGGAGKIVSNFCKSCRGKRVVKGPKTVKVNIMAGVDNNETLKMPRSGGSDPDGNQPGDLFVMIKVKEDPVFRREGADIHVDTVLSITQAILGGTIQVPTLTGDVVVKVRPGTQPGQKVVLRKKGIKVRNSFSFGDQYVHFNVSIPTNLTQRQRQLIEEFAKEEQREDDKGAAAGASG from the exons ATGGTCCGGTGCTATGGCCTCCGCCTCGCCCGCCGCTCTCTTACGTCTCTTCTGCGCCCCAATTCCTATTCAATT GGAGGGTGTAGGGGCGTCAGCGCGGCACCGTGCAGTCATTTCAGGGGTCTTTTCTATTTAAGTAATGGAGATG CGGGTACCGGCAAGAATGTGTTAAAGCCAGGCTTTTGGAGTGATATTATAGGCGCCAAACGATCAATTCATGGCACTG CACAATTATCAAGAGATTTCTATGATGTCCTTGGTGTCAATAAAAATGCAACAGCATCCGAAATCAAGAAAGCTTATTACGGG CTTGCAAAGAAGTTGCATCCTGATACTAATAAAGATGACCCAGAAGCTGAAAAGAAATTTCAAGATGTCCAGAAAGCATACGAG GTCTTGAAGGATGAAGAAAAGCGCCAACAGTATGATCAG CTTGGGCATGAAGCTTTTGAACGTGCTGGTACTGGTGAAGGTCCTGGGTTTGATCCATTCGGAGCTGGTGGCTTCAATCCTTTCCAGGACATATTCAGAAATGCTGAT ATTTTCAACATATTCAATAGGGACATGGGTGGCGAAGATGTTAAG GTTGCTGTTGAACTATCCTTTATGGAAGCTGTCCAAGGATGCACCAAAACACTGTCAATAATGACTGATTTAACTTGTGAAACTTGTG GTGGAGCTGGGGTTCCTCCTGGAACAAGGCCTGAAACTTGTAAACGCTGTAGAGGTTCTGGCATG ATTATCTCGCAAAATGGTCCTTTCACTCTTCAATCTACTTGTCCAAGTTGTGGGGGAGCTGGAAAAATTGTTTCG AACTTCTGCAAGTCTTGCAGGGGTAAGCGGGTAGTAAAAGGGCCAAAGACAGTGAAGGTGAATATCATGGCAG GAGTGGACAATAATGAAACCCTTAAAATGCCCAGAAGTGGTGGGTCAGATCCTGATGGAAATCAACCAGGCGATCTTTTTGTTATGATTAAG GTCAAAGAAGACCCAGTGTTCCGAAGAGAAGGGGCTGATATCCATGTTGATACAGTTTTGAGCATCACTCAG GCAATTTTGGGAGGAACAATCCAGGTTCCTACACTGACCGGGGATGTTGTTGTTAAG GTTCGCCCTGGCACTCAACCTGGGCAAAAGGTGGTCTTGAGGAAAAAGG GGATTAAAGTCCGGAACTCATTTTCATTTGGTGATCAATATGTGCACTTCAACGTTAGCATTCCCAC AAACCTGACCCAGAGGCAGCGCCAATTGATCGAAGAGTTTGCTAAAGAAGAACAAAGAGAAGATGATAAGGGGGCAGCTGCAGGAGCATCGGGCTGA